The window GGCCACGCGCACGGAAGGCGGCGTCAGGCTACTGGATCGGGCCGCGGTTGAGAAATTGGCTCGCGATCGTGGAGACCGAAACGCGGAGCGCCAAGTAGCCGTGCGCTAAAAAATCAGGGCCGGCTGGGGGCCGGCCCGGGGAACGGGGTGTTGGGACATGCCGGATGTAGCACAAC is drawn from bacterium and contains these coding sequences:
- a CDS encoding helix-turn-helix domain-containing protein — translated: MGMKAVMLPSEAARILGVSATYVRVLADRGDLPATRTEGGVRLLDRAAVEKLARDRGDRNAERQVAVR